The Bacteroidota bacterium genomic interval AAAGGCATTGCTGCGTTTATCCTGAAATACCGTCTGCCCAGCGATTTAATTATGAAAGATAAAAGCATCGGGCCTTTGCAGGATGCACAACAGGCTATAAAGACAGTAAGGCAGCGTGCTTCTGAATGGAAATTGAACCCTCAGAAGATTGGTATTATGGGTTTTTCTGCCGGGGGACATTTGGCCTCGACAGCCGGTACGCATTTCGATAAATCCTATATAGCCAATGACGAAAAGGTTAATTTACGGCCTGATTTTATGATCCTGGTTTATCCGGTAATCAGTATGAAAGATGGATTGACACATCTGGGCTCCAGAACGAACTTGCTGGGCAGTAAACCTGATGCTGAACAAATCGATTTATTTTCAAATGAATTGCATGTCAGTGAAAATACTCCTCCGACCTGGCTGACCCAGACCGGGGATGATACCGCTGTCCCTGTCGAAAACAGCATACGTTTTTATCAGGAGCTGACCCGTCATAAAGTATATTCAGAAATGCATCTTTACCCTACCGGGAATCATGGTTTTATATTTAAAATACAGACTGATAAGTGGATGCAGCCTCTGTTTGAATGGATGAACAAAATTGGAATCGTCAAATAAAACAGGTTTGCTTTTTTAGTCTATTGAAATTTGCTTGGCGTTTTTCCCCTTTCTATTAATTCTTATTTAAAGTTTCGCAAGTAGTAAAAAGGGGGAATTACAGGATATTGTTTCATATTAATACTCAGTGAAACTTAGCGTATGAGAATATCATTACACTGAGAGCCATTGAGTTAAGATGAGAAACGCTGAGATTTGGTTCAGGTTCTGCTATGTACGCCGTTGCCTGAGCGTAGTCGAAGCCAGCGTAACTTTTTTAGATAACTATGGTTTCACCACAATGGACACAAGGATTACACAAGGTGCACAAAGGAACTTGTATTCTTAATTTACTTTGTGCCTTTGTGGTAAATGTATTTTCACGCAAAGATTTTGACAGGATTACATGATTACAGGTTGCCCCAACAACC includes:
- a CDS encoding alpha/beta hydrolase produces the protein PDKKIATGAAVIICPGGGYGMESYRLEGTEIAAAFLRKGIAAFILKYRLPSDLIMKDKSIGPLQDAQQAIKTVRQRASEWKLNPQKIGIMGFSAGGHLASTAGTHFDKSYIANDEKVNLRPDFMILVYPVISMKDGLTHLGSRTNLLGSKPDAEQIDLFSNELHVSENTPPTWLTQTGDDTAVPVENSIRFYQELTRHKVYSEMHLYPTGNHGFIFKIQTDKWMQPLFEWMNKIGIVK